DNA from Pseudomonadota bacterium:
GGAAGAAGGGATATTCTGTGGCATATCGTCAGGTGCAGCTATGTGGGCAGCCCTGAAGATTGCAAAGGAAGAGGAGTTTAAGGGAAAATTGATTGTGGTTATAATACCTGACCTTGGTGACAGGTATCTTTCGACAGAATTGTTTCTCCCTTTTATGAAGGGATAATGTAAAGAGGCTAAATATTATCTCAAGGAGGCAATATTGAAGACAATAGAGGAGATAAATGAAAAGATTAAAAAAGGTAAGGTAGTTGTTGTAACTGCCGAGGAAATGATAGGAATAACAAAGGGAAAGGGGGCAAAAAAGGCTTCTGAGTACGTAGATGTTGTGACAACCGGTACCTTCGGTCCAATGTGTAGTAGCGGTATGTTCATAAATGTTGGCCATTCAAAACCAAGGATAAAGATTGGAGGGGGTAAGTGTTATCTTAATGATGTACCAGCATACTGTGGACTGGCGGCTGTAGATATTTATATAGGTGCTACTGCAATTCCGGATGATGACCCACGGAATAAGGTTTATCCCGGTGCCTTTGAATATGGTGGCGGTCATGTGATTGAGGATTTTGTGAGTGGAAAAAATATAAGGCTTGCAGTTACTGCCTATGGCACGGATTGTTACCCAAAGAAAAAGATTGAGACCTATATAAATAAAGATACCGTGAACGAGGCGTATCTATATGACCCAAGAAACAGCT
Protein-coding regions in this window:
- a CDS encoding cysteine synthase A yields the protein EEGIFCGISSGAAMWAALKIAKEEEFKGKLIVVIIPDLGDRYLSTELFLPFMKG